A single region of the Solwaraspora sp. WMMD406 genome encodes:
- a CDS encoding ABC transporter substrate-binding protein, whose amino-acid sequence MRRRLAAAAALTGAALLISACGTADEEPDAGGGANDGTTTVKVQLQWFFQAQFAGYIAAVEKGFYEEEGLDVELLEGGVDIVPQTVLAQGQADYAIAWVPKALASREQGAEITDVGQIFARSGTYQVAFADSGISGPADLRGKKVGNWGFGNEFELFAAMTQAGLDPGSDVTLVQQQFDMQALLRGDIDAAQAMSYNEYAQLLEAENPDTGELYTPEDFTVLDWNEVGTAMLQDAIWADTTKLDDPAYQEQTVKFLTGTIKGWAYCRDNPEECRDLSVAAGSTLGASHQLWQVNEVNKLIWPSTGGIGLIDEADWARTVELSLATKNQDGQTVLTAEPEGLAYTNDYISQALEAAEADGVDVTGAGFTPLTVTLNPGGA is encoded by the coding sequence ATGAGAAGACGGTTGGCCGCCGCAGCGGCGTTGACGGGTGCCGCGCTGCTGATCAGCGCCTGCGGTACGGCGGACGAGGAACCGGACGCCGGTGGCGGTGCCAACGACGGCACCACCACGGTAAAGGTGCAGTTGCAGTGGTTCTTCCAGGCCCAGTTCGCCGGCTACATCGCGGCCGTCGAGAAGGGCTTCTATGAGGAGGAAGGGCTCGACGTCGAGCTGCTCGAAGGCGGGGTGGACATCGTCCCGCAGACGGTGCTCGCCCAGGGGCAGGCCGACTACGCGATCGCCTGGGTGCCGAAGGCGCTCGCATCGCGCGAACAGGGCGCGGAAATCACCGACGTCGGGCAGATCTTCGCCCGCTCCGGCACCTACCAGGTGGCGTTCGCCGACTCCGGCATCAGCGGGCCGGCGGACCTGCGCGGCAAGAAGGTCGGCAACTGGGGCTTCGGCAACGAGTTCGAACTGTTCGCCGCGATGACCCAGGCCGGGCTGGACCCGGGGTCCGATGTGACCCTGGTGCAGCAGCAGTTCGACATGCAGGCGCTGCTGCGCGGCGACATCGACGCCGCCCAGGCGATGAGCTACAACGAGTACGCGCAGCTGCTGGAGGCGGAGAACCCGGACACCGGTGAGCTGTACACGCCGGAAGACTTCACAGTGCTCGACTGGAACGAGGTCGGCACCGCGATGCTGCAGGACGCCATCTGGGCCGACACCACCAAGCTCGACGACCCGGCGTACCAGGAGCAGACGGTCAAGTTCCTCACCGGCACGATCAAGGGCTGGGCGTACTGCCGGGACAACCCGGAGGAGTGCCGGGACCTGTCGGTGGCGGCCGGGTCGACGCTGGGCGCCAGCCACCAGCTGTGGCAGGTCAACGAGGTCAACAAGCTGATCTGGCCGTCGACCGGCGGGATCGGGCTGATCGACGAGGCGGACTGGGCGCGTACGGTCGAGTTGTCGCTGGCCACGAAAAACCAGGACGGCCAGACGGTGCTGACCGCCGAGCCGGAGGGGTTGGCCTACACCAACGACTACATCAGCCAGGCGCTCGAAGCAGCGGAGGCCGACGGCGTCGACGTCACCGGGGCCGGGTTCACCCCGCTGACCGTGACCCTCAACCCCGGCGGCGCCTGA
- a CDS encoding ABC transporter permease encodes MRALRAAGPPVAVGLAGLALWEATVRLGRVASYVLPAPSAIAEQFWASRTVVLSAGLASGTNALIGLLAGAALGVLVALAVSRLRLLSEVSVPLAALVNALPIIALAPVLNNMFDAASSVPRRIVVGLVAFFPVFVNTLRGLRQVQPIHRELMASYAASGWTFARLVRLPGALPFVFTGLRQASSLAVIAAVVAEYFGGLQDGLGARITSAASLTAYPRAWAFVVGACLLGLVFYLATLALERLAMPWRTGQTP; translated from the coding sequence GTGAGGGCCTTGCGGGCGGCCGGGCCGCCGGTCGCCGTCGGGCTCGCCGGGCTGGCGCTGTGGGAAGCGACGGTACGGCTGGGCCGGGTCGCCTCGTACGTGCTGCCGGCCCCGTCGGCGATCGCCGAACAGTTCTGGGCCAGCCGTACGGTGGTGCTGAGCGCCGGGCTGGCCAGCGGCACCAACGCGCTGATCGGGCTGCTGGCCGGGGCGGCACTCGGGGTGCTGGTGGCGTTGGCGGTCAGCCGGCTGCGGCTGCTCAGTGAGGTGTCGGTGCCGCTGGCGGCGCTGGTCAACGCGCTGCCGATCATCGCGCTCGCCCCGGTGCTGAACAACATGTTCGACGCGGCCAGCAGTGTGCCCCGGCGGATCGTGGTCGGCTTGGTCGCGTTCTTCCCGGTCTTCGTCAACACGCTGCGCGGGCTGCGTCAGGTGCAGCCGATCCACCGTGAGCTGATGGCCAGCTACGCCGCCAGCGGTTGGACCTTCGCCCGGTTGGTCCGGCTGCCCGGCGCGCTGCCGTTCGTCTTCACCGGGCTGCGCCAGGCGTCGTCGCTGGCGGTGATCGCGGCCGTGGTCGCCGAGTACTTCGGTGGGCTGCAGGACGGGCTGGGGGCGCGGATCACCTCGGCGGCGTCGCTCACCGCGTACCCCCGGGCCTGGGCCTTCGTCGTCGGCGCCTGCCTGCTCGGCCTGGTCTTCTACCTGGCGACCCTGGCTCTGGAACGCCTCGCGATGCCCTGGCGTACCGGCCAGACCCCGTGA
- a CDS encoding tubulin-like doman-containing protein, translated as MKIFQPMLYVGLGGTGCLVGAELERRLREELCGPDGTDLQEVMAGENFQPFQLPACLQFVYGDLSDAELARLPRQVVPSDEHLGIVDRTQQRIRDLVPKQATYPEVARSLRTNLYPYVRDWLPDAAGEPRIGPLPRGAGQLPTVGRAALFETMRHGVTPIREPLREAIGRISKSGSQISQLNGRVDNTCDVFVSFSVAGGTGCGIFYDFLHLIGHTLQQAGFRPQIYPLVLMPSAFEDGLGGGRRAMLNSGRALLDLFRLVDDQNGQAAGTQLDDFGTVGSVGVRYPALGEVRLRPSTVQTAFLFSRPPGVEPSDLHRSVVSLMLSLVGTDHDEAGEHVGAADRLYQSFADEFINKGVDREIAAASGVGNRGVSTALVASMTVPVDELADIIASRILSEAVTELSTAPPGRAEANRPLIERFFGMAHLDPLRTCAPMEFAEVAPERGHEAVTAALRTRARTMLSGLDALDQQLASQMPALAQRFDPRRAAEQLIGEIDVFRLHRVVSGDPSLADPADRLGFIGLVESRRSEPAAPDGVEVKPPLPAIEKRLMRSVRWSDPDVQDCLERQDRWYRWRTRRAWHAAWAEQTTRWERPLAALRRDLLQITGQFAGYAQRNDIGSFNQRAKDLYRPRTGVSYLLPPQGSDLEPFYQATLRRFVSYYVAQGRLRPTATPGDIVREVVGAEGWRQCYVQGWQRGADNAVALVSDRIKQAVKRLFRYQTPDEQPLLPALSDLLTAAADKPAGPVGDDDLTQFRHKIAGLVPGGFSPQGTGPLKVLISYAAGSRDSEIEAYLENRLNLPRESGAVRDFRSVDAESIVVVLVRTSMSVTEVPELRGVLRQWSDAVHHEEPQDYLRWRQRLGDDSGYLMTTPEHRTRILHRLLCALWNGQIEVLAGDEASPVRIRVGLGQRQSVSMTLDLHPFERASSWGGLLRAYEEWTIADDDVIRQDFAEKLMTTRPHDLDSAPARPSKLYQLVRQIAEDEVQVLDQIGRQIPRGNRALDLRREFWARTFPGALDMPFEAVSNPVRDNLRELEEALG; from the coding sequence GTGAAGATCTTTCAGCCGATGCTCTACGTGGGGCTCGGCGGCACCGGCTGCCTCGTCGGCGCGGAGCTGGAACGCCGACTGCGGGAGGAACTCTGCGGGCCGGACGGGACCGACCTGCAGGAGGTGATGGCCGGCGAGAACTTCCAACCCTTCCAACTGCCGGCCTGCCTGCAGTTCGTCTACGGCGACCTCAGCGACGCCGAACTCGCCCGACTGCCCCGCCAGGTGGTGCCCAGTGACGAACACCTGGGCATCGTCGACCGTACCCAGCAGCGGATCCGGGATCTGGTGCCGAAGCAGGCGACCTATCCGGAAGTGGCGCGCAGCTTGCGAACCAACCTGTACCCGTACGTGCGGGACTGGCTGCCGGACGCGGCGGGAGAGCCCCGGATCGGGCCGTTGCCGCGCGGCGCGGGGCAGCTGCCCACCGTCGGCCGCGCCGCCCTGTTCGAGACGATGCGCCACGGCGTGACCCCGATCCGTGAGCCGTTGCGCGAGGCGATCGGCCGGATCAGCAAGTCGGGTTCGCAGATCAGCCAGCTCAACGGCCGAGTCGACAACACCTGCGACGTGTTCGTCTCCTTCTCGGTCGCGGGCGGCACTGGGTGCGGGATCTTCTACGACTTCCTGCACCTGATCGGGCACACGCTGCAGCAGGCCGGGTTCCGCCCGCAGATCTATCCGCTGGTGCTGATGCCGTCGGCGTTCGAGGACGGCCTCGGCGGCGGCCGCCGCGCCATGCTCAACTCCGGTCGGGCGCTGCTCGACCTGTTCCGGCTGGTCGACGACCAGAACGGGCAGGCGGCCGGCACCCAACTCGACGACTTCGGTACGGTCGGGTCGGTCGGCGTCCGGTATCCCGCGCTCGGCGAGGTGCGGCTGCGCCCGTCCACCGTGCAGACCGCCTTCCTGTTCAGCCGGCCACCGGGTGTCGAACCGTCGGACCTGCACCGGTCCGTCGTGTCGTTGATGCTGTCGCTGGTCGGCACCGACCACGACGAGGCCGGGGAACACGTCGGGGCCGCCGACCGGCTCTACCAGTCGTTCGCCGACGAGTTCATCAACAAGGGCGTCGACCGGGAGATCGCCGCCGCCTCCGGCGTCGGCAACCGTGGCGTCTCCACCGCCCTGGTCGCGTCGATGACGGTGCCGGTGGACGAACTCGCCGACATCATCGCCTCCCGGATCCTCTCCGAGGCGGTCACCGAACTGTCCACCGCGCCACCGGGTCGCGCCGAAGCCAACCGGCCGTTGATCGAACGGTTCTTCGGCATGGCACACCTGGACCCGCTGCGGACCTGCGCGCCGATGGAATTCGCCGAGGTCGCCCCGGAACGGGGACACGAGGCCGTCACCGCCGCCCTGCGGACCCGGGCCCGGACCATGCTCAGCGGCCTCGACGCGCTGGACCAGCAGTTGGCCAGCCAGATGCCGGCGCTGGCGCAACGCTTCGACCCCCGGCGGGCCGCCGAGCAGCTGATCGGCGAGATCGACGTGTTCCGGCTGCACCGCGTGGTCTCCGGTGACCCGTCACTGGCCGACCCCGCCGACCGGCTCGGTTTCATCGGCCTGGTCGAGAGCCGCCGCAGCGAGCCGGCCGCGCCCGACGGGGTGGAGGTCAAGCCACCGCTGCCGGCGATCGAGAAGAGGTTGATGCGCTCGGTCCGGTGGTCCGACCCGGACGTGCAGGACTGCCTGGAACGGCAGGACCGGTGGTACCGGTGGCGCACCCGCCGGGCCTGGCACGCCGCCTGGGCCGAGCAGACCACCCGGTGGGAACGGCCGTTGGCCGCGCTGCGCCGGGACCTGCTGCAGATCACCGGCCAGTTCGCCGGGTACGCCCAACGCAACGACATCGGCAGCTTCAACCAGCGGGCCAAGGACCTGTACCGGCCCCGCACCGGGGTTTCCTACCTGCTTCCGCCGCAGGGCAGCGACCTGGAGCCGTTCTACCAGGCGACCCTGCGCCGGTTCGTCAGCTACTACGTCGCCCAGGGCCGGCTCCGGCCGACCGCGACGCCCGGTGACATCGTCCGGGAGGTCGTCGGCGCGGAAGGCTGGCGCCAGTGCTACGTACAAGGCTGGCAGCGTGGTGCCGACAACGCGGTCGCACTGGTCAGCGACCGGATCAAGCAGGCCGTCAAACGGCTGTTCCGCTATCAGACCCCGGACGAGCAGCCGCTGCTGCCGGCGTTGAGCGACCTGCTCACCGCTGCCGCTGACAAACCCGCCGGCCCGGTCGGCGACGACGACCTCACCCAGTTCCGGCACAAGATCGCCGGTCTGGTGCCCGGTGGGTTCTCGCCGCAGGGTACCGGCCCGCTGAAGGTCCTGATCTCGTACGCGGCCGGGAGCCGGGACAGCGAGATCGAGGCGTACCTGGAGAACCGGCTCAACCTGCCCCGGGAATCTGGAGCCGTCCGCGACTTCCGCTCGGTGGACGCCGAGTCGATCGTCGTCGTGCTGGTCCGCACCTCGATGAGCGTCACCGAGGTCCCGGAACTACGGGGAGTGCTGCGGCAGTGGTCGGACGCCGTACACCACGAGGAACCGCAGGACTACCTGCGCTGGCGGCAGCGTCTCGGCGACGACTCCGGCTACCTGATGACCACCCCCGAGCACCGCACCCGGATCCTGCACCGGCTGCTGTGCGCGCTGTGGAACGGCCAGATCGAGGTGCTCGCCGGTGACGAGGCGAGCCCGGTCCGGATCCGGGTCGGACTCGGCCAGCGGCAGTCGGTCTCCATGACGCTGGACCTGCACCCGTTCGAACGGGCCTCCTCCTGGGGCGGCCTGCTGCGGGCGTACGAGGAATGGACGATCGCCGACGACGACGTCATCCGGCAGGACTTCGCCGAGAAGCTGATGACGACCCGGCCGCACGACCTGGACAGCGCCCCGGCCCGCCCGAGCAAGCTCTACCAGTTGGTCCGGCAGATCGCCGAAGACGAGGTCCAGGTGCTCGACCAGATCGGTCGCCAGATCCCGCGCGGCAACCGAGCCCTGGACCTGCGCCGCGAGTTCTGGGCCCGGACGTTCCCCGGCGCGCTCGACATGCCCTTCGAAGCGGTCTCCAACCCGGTCCGGGACAACCTCCGGGAGCTGGAGGAGGCCCTCGGATGA
- a CDS encoding vWA domain-containing protein gives MAAALLVLGLLGPVALVPGPAPGWARSDGEPRPVKVVVLVDQSGSLGPEGVAAEREAAAIITQSEFSPRSELAVVGFASDNGPGQSPVDIVCPMTQVDSEPQREFLTTCVEDLRIRKPDEGDDTDFVSALQQALSLLGDDPDDPRAKIVFLLTDGVLDVSDSDRYGAVEQDRNRVARAQLDEELARAREQRVQVWPLGFGDQVDEASLREFAAGGSQHRCSDSAPAPQARVVGDAADVVPSLLEAFASARCAAVTPDRPQSLPGGASREFTVDVPAIATTGSMTVVKRDPRIVVEYRDPSGRQVPTRGRLGDSTFQISGERGAVEVLRIDNPLPGPWLITVRSADGVPTQQISARVVWQGVVQAAVVLDPPQPVPGEPVTVSVAISTRRGAIDPASTSALSVAVRLGGEGFDELVTPLRDDGTAGDATAGDGRYTGTVRVPESADGRLAFVGTVSGEGIVTDERPANTRVSSAGPGVRTQIELPSGARVAPGGQLAGRLLIDNESGDAVELRLSLSDLDDGTLATLRPATVDVPAGTGRSDHPFVVEVAESSRRGPAQFVLRVVDVADDDLVYGNALVTVDVDDPPPPWWKWPLIVLAGLLAVALVGWSLLRRRAAVAARDVRGLVAELYRDGHQVNYLAAPDRRASEFRFVVRDEHSGAGRLDRAQPGEPAYVVRRRPDGSYAVRTPGGGEQVIGRAQRIALAEPGREVGLRDERADRRTRRPAGSPTGRSAGDPLADDDLIATPAAGRPSVSSERGDPGFGGSGPGSSATGSGGRTDDPLTW, from the coding sequence GTGGCCGCAGCGCTGCTCGTCCTGGGGCTGCTCGGCCCGGTCGCGCTGGTGCCGGGGCCGGCGCCCGGCTGGGCGCGGAGCGACGGCGAGCCGCGTCCGGTCAAGGTCGTCGTATTGGTCGATCAGTCCGGCTCCCTCGGCCCGGAGGGTGTGGCGGCGGAGCGGGAGGCCGCCGCGATCATCACCCAGAGCGAGTTCTCGCCGCGTTCGGAGCTGGCGGTTGTCGGTTTCGCCAGTGACAACGGCCCGGGGCAGTCCCCGGTCGACATCGTCTGCCCGATGACCCAGGTGGACAGCGAGCCGCAGCGGGAGTTCCTCACCACCTGCGTCGAGGACCTGCGTATCCGCAAACCGGACGAGGGCGACGACACCGACTTCGTCAGCGCGCTCCAGCAGGCGCTGAGCCTGCTCGGCGACGACCCCGACGACCCCCGGGCCAAGATCGTCTTTTTGCTCACCGACGGCGTGCTCGACGTGTCCGACAGCGATCGGTACGGCGCGGTGGAGCAGGACCGCAACCGGGTCGCCAGGGCCCAGCTCGACGAGGAACTGGCCCGGGCCAGGGAACAGCGGGTGCAGGTGTGGCCGCTGGGCTTCGGTGACCAGGTCGACGAAGCCAGTCTGCGGGAGTTCGCGGCCGGCGGCAGTCAGCATCGGTGCAGCGACAGCGCTCCGGCGCCGCAGGCCCGGGTGGTGGGCGACGCGGCCGACGTGGTGCCGTCGCTGCTGGAGGCGTTCGCGTCCGCCCGGTGCGCGGCGGTCACCCCCGACCGGCCGCAGTCCCTTCCCGGTGGCGCCAGCCGTGAGTTCACCGTCGACGTACCGGCGATCGCCACCACCGGATCGATGACCGTGGTCAAGCGGGACCCGCGGATCGTCGTGGAATACCGAGACCCCTCCGGGCGACAGGTGCCCACCCGGGGACGCCTCGGCGACAGCACCTTCCAGATCAGCGGGGAACGCGGCGCGGTCGAAGTGCTTCGGATCGACAACCCGCTGCCGGGTCCGTGGCTGATCACGGTCCGCTCGGCCGACGGCGTGCCGACCCAGCAGATCAGCGCCCGGGTGGTGTGGCAGGGCGTGGTGCAGGCGGCGGTGGTGCTCGATCCGCCACAGCCGGTGCCGGGTGAACCGGTCACCGTCTCGGTGGCGATCTCGACCCGGCGGGGGGCGATCGATCCCGCCTCGACATCCGCGTTGTCGGTGGCGGTCCGGCTGGGCGGGGAGGGGTTCGACGAACTGGTCACGCCGTTGCGCGACGACGGCACCGCCGGGGACGCCACCGCCGGCGACGGCCGCTACACCGGGACGGTCCGGGTGCCGGAGTCCGCTGACGGCCGGCTCGCCTTCGTCGGCACGGTGTCCGGCGAGGGGATCGTGACCGACGAACGGCCCGCCAACACCCGGGTGTCGTCGGCCGGCCCTGGCGTACGGACCCAGATCGAGCTGCCTTCGGGTGCCCGGGTCGCACCCGGCGGCCAACTCGCCGGCCGACTCCTGATCGACAACGAGTCCGGCGACGCGGTCGAGCTCCGGTTGTCGCTGTCCGACCTGGACGACGGGACACTGGCGACCCTGCGGCCGGCGACGGTGGACGTGCCGGCCGGCACCGGACGCAGCGATCACCCGTTCGTCGTCGAGGTGGCCGAGTCGAGCCGCCGGGGCCCGGCGCAGTTCGTGCTGCGGGTGGTCGACGTCGCCGACGACGACCTCGTCTACGGCAACGCCCTGGTCACCGTCGACGTCGACGACCCGCCGCCGCCGTGGTGGAAATGGCCGCTGATCGTGCTGGCCGGGTTGCTGGCGGTCGCACTGGTCGGGTGGTCGCTGCTGCGCCGGCGCGCCGCCGTCGCCGCCCGCGACGTACGGGGCCTGGTCGCCGAGCTGTACCGCGACGGCCACCAGGTCAACTACCTGGCGGCACCGGACCGGCGGGCGAGCGAGTTCCGGTTCGTCGTACGGGACGAGCACAGCGGCGCCGGTCGGCTCGACCGCGCCCAGCCCGGCGAACCCGCGTACGTGGTGCGCCGCCGACCCGACGGCTCGTACGCCGTACGGACGCCCGGCGGCGGCGAGCAGGTCATCGGCCGGGCGCAGCGGATCGCGCTCGCCGAACCCGGGCGGGAGGTCGGTCTGCGCGACGAACGAGCAGATCGCCGCACCCGCCGCCCGGCCGGGTCCCCGACGGGCAGGTCCGCCGGGGACCCGCTCGCCGATGACGACCTGATCGCGACCCCGGCGGCCGGCCGGCCGTCCGTCAGTTCTGAACGGGGCGACCCCGGATTCGGCGGGTCCGGCCCCGGCTCCAGCGCTACGGGTTCCGGCGGGCGTACCGACGATCCCTTGACGTGGTGA
- a CDS encoding acyltransferase, translating to MRVSPPLRDNEQETSAQFAAPTRIRERSPYIDALRALAILRVYLLHALWLTWLPTVFPAMPVMFALAGYLTAVSLERGAPLRVVGSRLRRLLPPLWALAVVAVPLMILVGWRPSLPDVTWWVAPLRNPPSSEWGGPFSLGLWYIRAYLWLVLLSPPLWWAFRRWPAGALLTLATFAVVFASPLVELPVNPVTDVIWSTAAYGSCWLIGYARHTGLLDRVPLRWYVLGVGALALGAMMWLSDRGEDDQLGALVWGWAVVLLLMRARPRLDWLAQVPWLARLIRRINARAVTIYVWHLPVLWAAAALLNLAGLYAGKSTILGVGTVLLVAVVLALGWVEDLAARRRPSLLPPG from the coding sequence ATGCGTGTCAGCCCGCCCCTGCGAGACAACGAGCAGGAGACGTCTGCCCAGTTCGCCGCGCCAACCCGGATACGCGAGCGCAGCCCGTACATCGACGCGCTGCGGGCGTTGGCGATCCTGCGGGTCTACCTGCTGCACGCGTTGTGGCTGACCTGGCTGCCGACGGTGTTTCCCGCGATGCCGGTCATGTTCGCGCTCGCCGGCTACCTGACCGCCGTGTCCCTGGAGCGCGGCGCGCCGCTGCGGGTGGTCGGCTCCCGGCTGCGCCGGCTGCTGCCGCCGCTGTGGGCGCTCGCCGTGGTCGCCGTACCGCTGATGATCCTGGTCGGCTGGCGACCCAGCCTGCCGGACGTGACGTGGTGGGTGGCACCGCTGCGCAACCCGCCGTCGAGCGAATGGGGCGGGCCGTTCTCCCTCGGGCTGTGGTACATCCGCGCCTACCTGTGGCTGGTGCTGCTCTCCCCGCCGCTGTGGTGGGCGTTCCGCCGCTGGCCGGCCGGCGCGCTGCTGACCCTGGCCACGTTCGCCGTCGTGTTCGCCTCGCCGCTGGTCGAGCTGCCGGTCAACCCGGTCACCGACGTGATCTGGTCCACCGCCGCGTACGGCAGCTGCTGGCTGATCGGCTACGCCCGACACACCGGGCTGCTGGACCGGGTGCCGCTGAGGTGGTACGTGCTCGGCGTCGGCGCGCTGGCGCTCGGCGCGATGATGTGGCTGTCCGACCGGGGCGAGGACGACCAGCTCGGCGCGCTGGTGTGGGGCTGGGCGGTGGTGCTGCTGCTGATGCGGGCCCGGCCCCGGCTGGACTGGCTGGCGCAGGTGCCGTGGCTGGCCCGACTGATCCGCAGGATCAACGCCCGCGCGGTGACCATCTACGTCTGGCACCTGCCGGTGCTGTGGGCCGCCGCCGCGCTGCTCAACCTGGCCGGCCTCTACGCCGGCAAGTCGACAATTCTCGGCGTCGGCACCGTGCTGCTGGTCGCGGTGGTGCTGGCGCTGGGCTGGGTCGAGGACCTGGCCGCCCGCCGCCGCCCGTCGCTGCTACCGCCGGGCTGA
- a CDS encoding ABC transporter permease subunit — protein sequence MTSGPTIDSTSGWVRRAGVAGAALGALGLAAAAWEGYKLVGDPDGTDVYGVPLLPRADDAAMPHLADVVAGLGAVDVAAGQPVWRVVVDACLFTLGVTGVGFAAGTLVGLILAVAMQRLRIVERGLLPYVVLSQTVPLVALAPVIAGWGGRLSIGTYPWQPWMSVAVIAAYLAFFPVAVGMLRGLQSPPAAGVELMRSYAAGWWRTLWKLRAPAALPYLFPALRLAGAAAVVGAVVGEISTGTRGGIGRLILEYSRQATSAPAKVYAAILGAAALGLVVAATVTLLELGLTRHQRRVAVTG from the coding sequence TTGACCAGCGGTCCGACCATCGACTCGACCAGCGGCTGGGTGCGCCGGGCCGGCGTCGCCGGGGCCGCGCTGGGCGCGCTCGGCCTCGCCGCCGCCGCGTGGGAAGGCTACAAACTGGTCGGCGACCCGGACGGCACCGACGTGTACGGCGTACCGCTGCTGCCGCGCGCCGACGACGCCGCCATGCCGCACCTGGCCGACGTGGTCGCCGGCCTCGGCGCCGTCGACGTCGCCGCCGGCCAGCCGGTGTGGCGGGTGGTCGTTGACGCCTGCCTGTTCACCCTCGGGGTGACCGGCGTCGGGTTCGCCGCCGGCACCCTGGTCGGGCTGATCCTGGCGGTGGCGATGCAGCGGCTGCGGATCGTCGAACGGGGACTGCTGCCGTACGTGGTGCTGTCGCAGACCGTGCCGCTGGTCGCTTTGGCCCCGGTGATCGCCGGCTGGGGCGGGCGGCTGTCGATCGGCACGTACCCGTGGCAGCCGTGGATGTCGGTCGCGGTGATCGCCGCGTACCTGGCGTTCTTCCCGGTCGCCGTCGGCATGCTGCGCGGGCTGCAGTCGCCGCCGGCCGCCGGAGTGGAGCTGATGCGCAGCTACGCGGCCGGCTGGTGGCGCACCCTGTGGAAGCTGCGCGCCCCGGCCGCGCTGCCGTACCTGTTCCCGGCGCTGCGGCTGGCCGGCGCCGCCGCCGTGGTCGGCGCGGTCGTCGGGGAGATCTCCACCGGCACCCGGGGCGGCATCGGCCGGCTGATCCTGGAATATTCGCGGCAGGCGACCAGCGCCCCGGCGAAGGTGTACGCGGCGATCCTCGGCGCCGCCGCGCTCGGATTGGTCGTCGCCGCCACGGTGACCCTGCTGGAGCTGGGGCTGACCCGCCACCAGCGGCGGGTGGCGGTGACCGGATGA
- a CDS encoding ABC transporter ATP-binding protein produces the protein MSNASAVDITGVDKVFNAGRADAVTALTGVQLTVGRGEFVSLIGPSGCGKSTLLRLIADLITPTAGTVTVNGKAARQARLDQEYGIAFQQAGLFDWRTVRRNVELPLELRGVRRAQRRDRVDEMLALVGLADFAGHYPAQLSGGMQQRVAIARALAVHPPLLLMDEPFGALDEMTRERLQDELLGICARTATSTVFVTHSISEAVYLSDRVVVMSARPGRITAVVDVDLGARTEQTRQSPEFFAAVTEVRRALRGTPSPATEPAAT, from the coding sequence ATGAGCAATGCATCCGCCGTCGACATCACCGGGGTCGACAAGGTCTTCAACGCCGGCCGGGCCGACGCGGTCACCGCGCTGACCGGGGTGCAGCTGACCGTCGGCCGGGGCGAGTTCGTGTCGCTGATCGGGCCGTCCGGCTGCGGCAAGAGCACCCTGCTGCGGCTGATCGCCGACCTGATCACCCCGACCGCCGGCACGGTCACCGTCAACGGCAAGGCCGCCCGACAGGCCAGACTCGACCAGGAGTACGGCATCGCCTTCCAGCAGGCCGGACTCTTCGACTGGCGGACGGTACGGCGCAACGTCGAACTGCCGCTGGAGCTGCGTGGGGTGCGGCGCGCGCAGCGCAGGGATCGGGTCGACGAGATGCTGGCCCTGGTCGGGCTGGCCGACTTCGCCGGGCACTACCCGGCCCAACTGTCCGGCGGCATGCAGCAGCGGGTGGCGATCGCTCGGGCGCTCGCCGTACACCCGCCGTTGCTGTTGATGGACGAACCGTTCGGTGCCCTCGACGAGATGACCCGCGAGCGTCTGCAGGACGAACTGCTCGGCATCTGCGCGCGCACCGCGACCAGCACCGTGTTCGTCACCCATTCGATCTCCGAGGCGGTGTACCTGTCCGACCGGGTGGTGGTGATGTCGGCCCGGCCGGGCCGGATCACCGCCGTCGTCGACGTCGATCTCGGTGCGCGCACGGAGCAGACCCGGCAGTCGCCGGAGTTCTTCGCCGCCGTCACCGAGGTCCGCCGGGCGCTGCGCGGCACCCCCTCTCCGGCCACTGAGCCGGCAGCGACGTGA